The Deinococcus koreensis genome window below encodes:
- a CDS encoding ABC transporter substrate-binding protein produces the protein MRRATLATLSLLALGSAGAQTGAQTSAPTRTVTIGLGYFPNVQFTPFYVADRLGYFKAEGLNVKFQHGFINELMPLLLQGKLDYVVGDPEDAIFAKNQGADVRYVMAMYQKSPVTVFSLSPLNSPADLRGKTVGIPGPFGSSYNAIQALLDDAKLREGQDVKLATIGFTQQDAVRSGRVDAAVGYINNDVVLLGKATGKKVYSLDLSGPYPMVGAGLIATGRSLGGDVVRKVVRASQRGLKFTVADPARAFKLAQPVFGAEGGSLDILKASTALMTSAYTQQSGLGAMNPAAWTKAVAALVGQKKLPAGAKATDYYSNSFISKTLK, from the coding sequence ATGAGACGCGCGACCCTCGCCACGCTGAGCCTGCTCGCCCTGGGCAGTGCCGGGGCCCAGACCGGAGCACAGACCAGTGCACCCACCCGTACCGTCACCATCGGCCTGGGGTACTTTCCCAACGTGCAGTTCACGCCCTTCTACGTGGCCGACCGGCTGGGGTATTTCAAGGCCGAGGGCCTGAACGTGAAGTTCCAGCACGGCTTCATCAACGAGCTGATGCCGCTGCTGCTGCAGGGCAAGCTCGACTACGTGGTCGGTGATCCCGAGGACGCGATCTTCGCGAAAAACCAGGGCGCCGACGTCCGCTACGTCATGGCGATGTACCAGAAGAGCCCCGTGACCGTGTTCAGCCTGAGCCCCCTGAACTCGCCCGCCGACCTCAGGGGCAAGACGGTCGGGATTCCCGGCCCCTTCGGCAGTTCCTACAACGCCATCCAGGCGCTGCTGGACGACGCAAAGCTGAGGGAGGGCCAGGACGTGAAGCTGGCCACCATCGGCTTCACGCAGCAGGACGCGGTGCGCTCGGGCCGGGTCGACGCTGCCGTGGGCTATATCAACAACGACGTCGTGCTGCTGGGCAAGGCGACCGGCAAGAAGGTCTACAGCCTGGATCTCAGCGGCCCCTACCCGATGGTCGGCGCCGGCCTGATCGCCACCGGCCGGAGCCTGGGCGGCGACGTGGTTCGCAAGGTGGTGCGCGCCTCGCAGCGTGGCCTGAAGTTCACGGTGGCCGACCCGGCGCGCGCCTTCAAGCTGGCCCAGCCGGTCTTCGGCGCCGAGGGCGGGTCGCTGGACATTCTGAAGGCCAGCACCGCCCTGATGACCAGCGCCTACACGCAGCAGAGCGGCCTGGGCGCAATGAATCCCGCCGCCTGGACGAAGGCCGTGGCCGCGCTGGTGGGGCAGAAGAAACTGCCTGCCGGCGCGAAGGCCACGGACTATTACTCCAACAGCTTCATCAGCAAGACCCTGAAGTAA